In the genome of Ignavibacteriales bacterium, one region contains:
- a CDS encoding FAD-dependent monooxygenase, whose translation MKQQIEIVVPPDKIGNRDYQKLTASQKLKIPPEEITAVVPIKRSIDARRKEPVYRILVDVYVNEESAKSELKFDYKNVEKSKSVIIVGSGPAGLFAALKLIELGIKPVIIERGKDVQSRRRDLRAIQQESLVNPDSNYCFGEGGAGTYSDGKLYTRSNKRGDVNRILDIFINHGADTDIRVDAHPHIGSNKLPKIVQSIRETIINHGGEIDFNERVTDFIVNDSEMKGVVTNTGKEFVGEAVILATGHSAKDIFYLLHKHNIFIEPKPFAMGVRIEHPQKLIDEIQFHSPVRNENLPAASYTLKCEVGERGVFSFCMCPGGIIVPSATANDEVVVNGMSLSRRDSPFANSGFVVEVTENEWKNYESEFPFSGLKLQMELEQKAFLLAEKSQRAPAQRVTDFVKGKISSTLPDSSYIPGLTTASLHKELPDFISSRLKTALNIFNKKMKGYYTEEAILVGVESRTSSPIRIPRDRETLMHTNVSGLFPCGEGAGYAGGIVSAAIDGENSAEAVRKLLTKKL comes from the coding sequence ATGAAACAGCAAATTGAAATAGTAGTACCACCAGATAAGATTGGTAATCGTGATTACCAAAAATTGACAGCATCTCAAAAATTAAAAATCCCGCCTGAAGAAATAACTGCGGTTGTTCCAATTAAACGATCAATTGACGCACGCAGAAAAGAGCCTGTTTATCGTATACTCGTTGATGTCTATGTAAATGAAGAATCCGCAAAGTCCGAACTGAAATTCGATTATAAGAATGTTGAAAAAAGTAAAAGCGTAATTATTGTTGGCAGCGGTCCAGCAGGATTGTTTGCCGCATTAAAATTAATTGAGCTTGGAATTAAACCTGTTATTATCGAACGCGGCAAAGATGTTCAAAGCAGAAGGCGTGATCTTCGAGCGATACAACAGGAAAGTTTAGTCAATCCTGATTCTAACTATTGTTTTGGTGAAGGCGGTGCGGGCACTTACAGCGACGGCAAACTTTATACTCGTTCAAACAAACGCGGTGATGTAAACAGGATACTGGATATTTTTATTAATCATGGTGCCGATACTGATATTCGCGTTGACGCTCATCCTCATATCGGTTCAAACAAACTCCCAAAGATCGTTCAGAGTATTCGTGAGACAATTATTAATCATGGAGGAGAAATTGATTTTAATGAACGAGTAACCGACTTTATCGTAAATGATTCAGAAATGAAGGGTGTTGTTACAAACACGGGAAAAGAATTTGTTGGTGAAGCGGTTATACTTGCAACGGGACATTCGGCTAAAGACATTTTTTATCTGCTCCACAAACACAATATTTTTATCGAACCCAAACCATTCGCAATGGGAGTCCGCATTGAACATCCTCAAAAACTTATTGATGAAATTCAGTTTCACTCACCAGTGAGGAACGAAAACCTTCCAGCCGCTTCATATACATTAAAATGTGAAGTTGGGGAAAGGGGAGTGTTTTCATTTTGTATGTGTCCCGGCGGAATAATCGTTCCATCAGCAACAGCGAATGATGAAGTTGTTGTTAACGGAATGTCGTTATCAAGAAGAGATTCTCCATTTGCCAATTCAGGTTTTGTAGTTGAAGTAACAGAAAATGAATGGAAGAATTATGAATCAGAGTTTCCATTTTCAGGATTAAAACTTCAGATGGAACTTGAACAGAAAGCGTTCTTACTTGCTGAAAAATCCCAGCGGGCACCGGCACAGAGGGTTACTGATTTTGTAAAAGGAAAAATATCTTCAACACTACCTGACTCATCATACATCCCCGGTTTAACTACGGCATCACTTCACAAAGAGCTTCCGGATTTTATTTCATCAAGATTAAAAACTGCACTAAATATTTTTAATAAGAAGATGAAAGGATATTATACCGAAGAAGCAATCCTTGTTGGTGTTGAATCAAGGACAAGTTCACCAATCAGAATTCCAAGAGACAGAGAAACACTGATGCACACAAATGTAAGCGGACTTTTTCCTTGCGGAGAAGGTGCCGGCTACGCAGGCGGAATCGTATCAGCAGCTATTGATGGTGAGAATAGTGCAGAAGCAGTGAGAAAATTATTAACCAAAAAATTATGA
- a CDS encoding right-handed parallel beta-helix repeat-containing protein translates to MKPKMFLLLLSLYIVNCTLYISHATTRYVSKTGSSTPPYTSWETAADSIQNAINIAEVGDTIYVANGVYKEQVIMIPGLSLIGAGMDSCVIDTRELVTTSSFRAVQVADSCLFQGFYVIVYQNSDMGRSIYGLGNCSIIQNRVINGISGITAGTNGIVYKNISTGNRIGIYVTSSNAIVRCNNIYHNYPEGIGISISASNYSYTPLIDSNYIETNEIGIRGIDQLGGARPIIANNTIVMRHGQWGISLYVSDSAKVYNNLIYAESGVEGIRINGVPYIDLQNNYVTGNLGTGIVIGPAPNVAKHNVVTGTNTGIAKYSTEPNPLIQYNNVWNTNTINYSNFTPDSTNLSVDPMIVNDDTTQGELDFHLQKYSPLIDAGDPNMKDKDSSRIDIGLYGGLYGEVYNYQDLAPRPPRNLIAVYDSAMITVKWNRNTEADFSEYKLFRDTVAEFTADSTTLVLSLTDTAYSHLTPPDVETYYYKLIAVDNQGNESKVSEEIAVKITSVNDDPITISDYRLYQNYPNPFNPSTTIGYRLKESGYVKLYVYDIKGEQIAVLVNQYQAGGYYEVEFNSSGIRNQVSGISDLSSGVYIYQLMVKSDNNIPVFSDIKKFVIVK, encoded by the coding sequence ATGAAACCAAAAATGTTTCTTCTTCTTCTATCATTGTACATTGTAAATTGTACATTATACATTAGCCACGCTACTACACGCTACGTAAGCAAAACCGGCAGCAGCACACCGCCCTACACAAGCTGGGAAACTGCCGCTGACAGCATACAGAATGCAATTAACATTGCTGAAGTTGGTGATACTATTTATGTGGCAAACGGCGTTTATAAAGAGCAGGTAATTATGATTCCCGGCTTATCTCTTATTGGTGCCGGGATGGATAGTTGTGTAATTGATACGAGAGAATTAGTTACTACTTCATCTTTTCGTGCAGTTCAAGTTGCCGATAGTTGTTTATTTCAAGGATTCTATGTAATCGTTTATCAAAATTCTGATATGGGACGTTCGATTTATGGATTGGGAAATTGTTCGATCATTCAAAATAGAGTAATAAATGGAATAAGTGGAATAACCGCTGGGACAAATGGGATCGTTTATAAAAATATTTCAACAGGTAACAGAATTGGGATATATGTTACAAGTTCAAATGCTATCGTACGTTGCAATAACATTTATCATAATTATCCCGAAGGAATTGGTATATCAATAAGTGCTTCTAATTATTCCTATACTCCCCTCATTGATTCAAACTATATAGAAACAAACGAAATTGGGATTCGAGGGATTGATCAACTGGGAGGTGCAAGACCTATAATTGCAAACAATACAATTGTAATGAGACACGGTCAATGGGGAATAAGTTTATACGTATCTGACTCAGCAAAGGTTTACAATAATCTTATATATGCAGAAAGTGGAGTAGAAGGAATACGTATTAACGGAGTGCCATACATTGATCTTCAGAATAATTATGTAACCGGAAACCTCGGGACAGGAATAGTAATAGGACCTGCACCCAATGTAGCAAAGCACAATGTTGTAACAGGAACAAACACAGGTATTGCAAAATATTCAACAGAACCCAATCCGTTAATTCAATACAATAATGTATGGAACACCAACACAATAAATTATTCTAACTTTACACCTGACAGTACAAACCTATCAGTTGACCCGATGATAGTGAATGATGACACAACACAAGGCGAGCTGGATTTCCATTTGCAGAAATATTCTCCATTGATAGACGCGGGTGACCCAAATATGAAAGACAAAGACAGCAGCAGGATAGACATCGGTCTATATGGAGGATTGTATGGAGAAGTTTATAACTACCAGGATTTAGCCCCAAGACCACCAAGGAATTTAATTGCAGTTTATGATTCAGCAATGATAACAGTAAAATGGAACAGGAACACAGAAGCAGATTTCAGTGAGTATAAACTTTTCAGGGATACAGTTGCAGAATTTACAGCAGACAGCACAACACTTGTTTTAAGTTTAACAGATACGGCATATTCACATCTAACACCACCTGATGTTGAAACTTATTATTACAAACTAATAGCAGTTGATAATCAAGGAAACGAATCAAAAGTGAGTGAAGAGATTGCAGTAAAGATCACATCAGTGAATGATGACCCAATTACAATTAGTGACTACCGTCTTTATCAGAACTATCCGAATCCGTTTAACCCATCAACAACCATTGGTTACAGGTTAAAAGAATCGGGTTATGTAAAACTCTATGTATATGACATAAAGGGAGAACAAATAGCAGTTTTAGTAAATCAATACCAGGCAGGAGGTTATTATGAAGTAGAGTTCAATTCATCCGGTATCCGGAATCAGGTATCCGGGATCAGTGATTTATCAAGCGGGGTGTATATATATCAGTTGATGGTAAAGAGTGATAACAACATCCCTGTATTCAGTGATATTAAGAAGTTTGTGATAGTAAAGTAA
- a CDS encoding PQQ-dependent sugar dehydrogenase — protein sequence MKQKNINKNKPEVSLERIKSKLLLSFVILFSFYIQTPAQYQLQDAFPNLTFTNAVDFQNAGDGTDRIFIVEQAGVIRVFQNNPNATTTKVFLDITDRVSSGGEMGLLGLAFHPDYENNGYFYVNYTTSSPRNTKVSRFQVTSNPDSADKNTELNLMTISQPYSNHNGGQTSFGPDGYLYIAMGDGGSGGDPDNYGQNKAAWLGKILRIDVNSTQGVLNYAIPPTNPFAGNTQGFKEEIYAVGMRNPWRFSFDSETGWLWTGDVGQNAYEEIDVIELGKNYGWRCYEGNAPYNTAGCNEIYTSPIWVYPRSEGYSVTGGFVYRGPNVPGLYGKYIYADYGSRKVWSIEYDGINPAVNTLLLTASASPVSFGVDQNNELYVCAFSGSNDRIYKFMPTAAIVAPSNLQTTPVPPNSIQLTWNDNSNNELGFKIERKTSSTSFVLIDSVGANVTTYTNAGVNDTVQYTYRVFAYNSTDNSGYSNQASEIITSVPVELTSFTANAVQSSVVLKWRTASETNNRGFEIERFLNNNWAKIGYVEGNGTTTDGSSYEYVDDFGDNDFKGSVGYRLKQIDFDGTFSYSSELFVNLDLKKMDYTLEQNYPNPFNPSTSIRFNLPEESRIKLQILNVLGEVVTELFDGVKTSGRSEVVWNADQFSSGVYYAKLQAESVASERTFTQIIKMMYLK from the coding sequence TTGAAACAAAAAAACATAAACAAAAACAAACCAGAGGTAAGCTTGGAAAGGATAAAAAGTAAACTACTCCTATCATTCGTAATTCTTTTTTCTTTTTATATTCAAACACCTGCCCAGTACCAGTTACAGGACGCATTCCCAAATCTTACTTTCACCAATGCTGTTGATTTTCAAAACGCAGGTGATGGTACAGACCGCATTTTTATTGTTGAACAAGCGGGTGTTATCCGGGTTTTTCAGAACAACCCTAATGCGACAACTACAAAAGTGTTTCTTGATATAACAGACCGTGTTTCATCAGGCGGCGAAATGGGATTACTTGGTCTTGCGTTTCATCCTGACTATGAAAATAACGGTTACTTCTATGTAAACTATACGACTTCAAGTCCCCGAAACACAAAAGTTTCAAGATTCCAGGTAACATCAAATCCTGATTCTGCAGATAAGAACACAGAATTAAATCTTATGACAATTTCGCAGCCGTATTCAAATCACAACGGCGGACAAACCTCATTCGGACCTGATGGATACTTATACATCGCGATGGGTGACGGCGGAAGCGGCGGTGATCCTGATAATTATGGTCAGAACAAAGCTGCATGGCTTGGAAAGATTTTAAGAATAGATGTTAATTCAACTCAGGGTGTTTTGAACTATGCAATACCACCTACCAATCCTTTCGCTGGTAATACTCAGGGATTTAAAGAAGAGATCTATGCAGTAGGAATGCGTAACCCATGGCGATTCAGTTTTGATTCGGAAACCGGGTGGTTATGGACCGGTGATGTAGGTCAGAATGCTTATGAAGAAATAGATGTGATCGAACTCGGTAAAAATTATGGCTGGCGCTGTTATGAAGGCAACGCTCCGTACAACACAGCCGGATGTAATGAAATTTATACTTCACCCATTTGGGTTTATCCAAGAAGTGAAGGTTATTCAGTAACAGGCGGATTTGTTTATCGTGGTCCAAATGTGCCCGGACTTTACGGTAAATATATTTACGCAGATTATGGTTCAAGAAAAGTATGGTCAATTGAGTATGATGGAATAAATCCCGCAGTTAATACTTTGCTGTTGACTGCCTCCGCATCCCCTGTTTCATTTGGTGTGGATCAAAATAATGAACTCTACGTTTGTGCCTTTTCAGGAAGTAACGACCGTATATATAAATTCATGCCGACTGCAGCAATAGTTGCACCTTCAAACTTACAGACCACTCCCGTTCCTCCAAACAGTATTCAGTTGACATGGAATGATAATTCAAATAACGAACTTGGATTCAAGATTGAAAGGAAAACATCTTCCACAAGTTTTGTGTTGATTGATTCAGTCGGTGCAAATGTTACTACTTACACAAATGCGGGTGTGAATGATACGGTTCAATATACTTATAGAGTATTTGCATACAACTCAACTGACAACTCCGGCTATAGCAACCAGGCATCAGAAATAATAACATCAGTACCTGTTGAACTGACTTCTTTTACCGCTAATGCTGTGCAAAGTTCAGTTGTATTAAAGTGGAGAACGGCAAGTGAAACAAACAACCGTGGATTTGAAATAGAACGGTTCCTTAATAACAACTGGGCTAAGATAGGTTATGTTGAAGGAAACGGAACCACAACTGACGGCTCTTCGTATGAATATGTAGATGATTTCGGTGATAATGATTTTAAAGGATCAGTCGGTTACAGACTTAAGCAGATAGATTTTGACGGAACTTTCTCTTACTCTTCAGAACTGTTTGTAAATCTTGATCTGAAAAAGATGGATTACACTCTTGAGCAGAATTATCCGAATCCGTTCAATCCTTCGACTTCAATAAGATTTAATCTTCCTGAAGAAAGCAGGATAAAACTTCAGATACTTAATGTACTTGGTGAAGTTGTTACTGAATTATTTGACGGGGTAAAAACCTCAGGACGTTCGGAAGTTGTATGGAATGCTGATCAATTTTCATCGGGAGTATATTACGCTAAACTTCAGGCTGAATCGGTAGCATCCGAAAGAACATTCACCCAGATAATTAAGATGATGTACTTGAAGTAG
- a CDS encoding alpha-amylase: MTTYDFHVSKNSRVKYQFEDSLFSLIGNLIISNFPLAREVSEKINAVRRSEGDVDYLVTPGNINALGLLHELFHLVIRKYEEDQNPGVFSKALNFLSDGLSEDEVNSTLLKFIEEFPPVTVFKNDVTAEEYLEGQTSGKPNREIIIEEIILLHLENINPATNRLSEFYSDKILADSTSYKKVIEQTEVFFDSEKPVGSDNLSLFNFLKRPIITNPFDIEQQLIFIKEKWGLYIPENLIDIILKSSDLIKEDYKIFVQHGGGEKATPPVPVYEFDSKYFEELKTKLESGQTLTSDEHLFYYSEIEKFTEDTQWMPQVVMLAKNTFVWLDQLSKKYHRNISTLDQVPDEELDDLAKWNFTCLWLIGIWERSSASKKIKQLTGNTDATSSAYSLFDYVIASELGGEDAFNNLKHRAMLRGIRMASDMVPNHTGIYSKWVVEKPDYFIQRDDKPYPSYSFTGPNLSEDERVQVRIEDKYYSRADAAVVFQRVDSYTGSAKYIYHGNDGTNMPWNDTAQLNLLNPEVRESLIQTIMHVARKTPIIRFDAAMTLAKKHYQRLWYPQPGSGGAIPSRSDFSMTRGSFDDFFPVEFWREVVDRINAEMPNTLLLAEAFWLMESYFVRTLGMHRVYNSAFMHMMMKEENEKYRLLVKNTLDFNPEILKRYVNFMSNPDEETAVNQFGKGDKYFGVSLMMITLPGLPMFGHGQVEGFSEKYGMEYKRAYYNEIPDQHLIWQHQQEIFPLLKKRYLFSQAGFFQLYDFIDSHGNINENVYAYTNRAGSEVALVLYNNSYNECKGTINFSVAKAYSESTEYQNGFVRVASALGFKSSSKFYYICREHKTNLQYLFSGREISDHGFHTNLRGYQYKIFLDFSEVYDADGKFEELYRRISNKGVESIDRLIKELENEPIHNALNNYINSDSFKELSDKTFSPSPTKKIKKSKSEDVSAIPVEFEKLVSEFSKETTLEEPGKLYNNFKNETGKVSTYLKAITKKDSDEKEFLTGSKNNQLFMILYCLLKQLMIKTISDSAYGRVLFEKILLNKFLESLFNSTGDDNEAVSSRIQLIKVFLDPRFISSLEKLNGDQSNIVKSKKLKPISTKKSTNQQPLVTFISDLFSNDVIFNLLLVNEYDGIRYFNKERFESFVQWLTILTGIFSVQKKSDKKIVKPATTASKKKSKSTLSGTSKTTKPPKADFTVLKPISINAGYDVDKFLELLKDYKKIETKKHKQKQTRGKLGKDKK, encoded by the coding sequence ATGACTACATACGATTTTCACGTCAGCAAAAATTCCAGAGTTAAATACCAGTTTGAAGATTCCTTATTCTCATTAATAGGTAATCTTATTATTTCAAACTTCCCTCTTGCAAGAGAAGTTTCTGAAAAAATAAATGCTGTAAGAAGATCGGAAGGCGATGTTGATTATCTTGTAACACCGGGAAATATAAACGCGCTTGGATTGCTGCATGAACTATTTCATCTTGTTATCAGGAAATATGAAGAAGATCAAAACCCGGGAGTATTTTCAAAAGCATTAAATTTTCTAAGTGACGGTTTATCTGAAGATGAAGTTAATAGCACACTTTTAAAATTTATCGAAGAGTTCCCACCTGTCACTGTATTTAAGAATGATGTTACAGCCGAAGAATATCTTGAAGGACAAACATCCGGCAAACCGAACAGAGAAATAATTATTGAAGAAATAATTCTCCTGCATCTTGAAAATATTAATCCTGCGACAAACAGGTTAAGTGAATTTTATTCTGATAAAATATTAGCGGACTCAACAAGCTATAAAAAAGTCATCGAGCAGACCGAAGTTTTTTTTGACAGCGAAAAGCCAGTTGGTTCGGATAATTTATCCTTATTTAACTTTCTGAAAAGACCAATTATTACAAACCCGTTTGATATTGAACAGCAATTGATATTCATTAAAGAAAAATGGGGGTTGTACATTCCGGAAAATCTCATCGACATAATTTTAAAAAGCAGTGATTTAATAAAAGAAGACTACAAGATCTTTGTGCAGCACGGAGGCGGGGAAAAAGCAACGCCGCCAGTGCCGGTTTATGAATTCGATTCAAAATATTTTGAAGAACTGAAAACGAAATTGGAATCAGGGCAAACACTTACATCTGACGAACATCTTTTTTATTACAGCGAGATCGAAAAGTTTACGGAAGACACCCAATGGATGCCGCAGGTAGTAATGCTGGCAAAGAACACGTTCGTCTGGCTTGACCAGCTTTCAAAAAAATACCACAGAAATATTTCAACATTAGATCAGGTTCCTGATGAAGAACTCGATGATCTTGCAAAATGGAATTTCACATGCCTCTGGTTAATCGGAATTTGGGAAAGAAGTTCAGCTTCAAAAAAAATTAAACAGCTTACCGGTAATACAGATGCAACATCATCAGCATATTCCTTATTTGATTATGTGATAGCTTCTGAACTTGGCGGAGAAGATGCGTTTAATAATCTGAAACACCGCGCAATGTTACGCGGAATCAGAATGGCAAGCGATATGGTTCCGAATCACACTGGCATTTATTCAAAATGGGTTGTCGAAAAACCAGACTATTTTATACAACGTGATGATAAGCCCTATCCATCGTACTCATTCACTGGTCCGAATCTTTCAGAAGATGAGCGTGTGCAGGTAAGGATTGAAGATAAATATTATTCAAGAGCAGATGCTGCTGTAGTCTTCCAGAGAGTTGATTCATATACAGGCAGCGCAAAATATATTTATCACGGTAACGACGGAACAAACATGCCGTGGAATGACACAGCTCAGCTTAACTTATTGAATCCTGAAGTAAGAGAATCACTCATACAGACGATAATGCATGTCGCGAGGAAAACTCCCATCATAAGATTTGACGCAGCTATGACTCTCGCAAAAAAACATTATCAGCGTTTGTGGTATCCGCAACCCGGCTCAGGCGGAGCTATTCCTTCGCGTTCGGATTTTTCAATGACAAGAGGATCATTCGATGATTTTTTTCCGGTTGAATTCTGGCGTGAGGTTGTTGACCGGATAAATGCTGAAATGCCTAACACTCTTCTGCTTGCCGAAGCATTCTGGTTAATGGAAAGTTATTTTGTAAGAACACTTGGTATGCACCGCGTTTACAACAGCGCGTTCATGCACATGATGATGAAGGAGGAAAATGAAAAGTACCGGCTGCTTGTAAAAAACACATTGGATTTCAATCCTGAAATTCTTAAAAGATACGTCAACTTTATGAGCAACCCCGATGAAGAAACAGCGGTTAACCAGTTCGGTAAAGGCGATAAATATTTCGGTGTTTCTTTGATGATGATCACTCTTCCCGGACTTCCGATGTTCGGTCACGGACAAGTTGAAGGTTTCTCTGAAAAATATGGAATGGAATATAAGCGGGCTTACTACAATGAAATTCCAGACCAGCATTTGATATGGCAGCATCAGCAGGAAATATTTCCTCTGTTAAAGAAAAGATATTTGTTCAGCCAGGCAGGATTTTTCCAGCTCTATGATTTCATAGATAGTCACGGCAACATAAACGAAAATGTATACGCATATACAAACAGAGCTGGAAGTGAAGTTGCACTTGTTCTCTACAACAATTCATATAATGAATGTAAGGGAACAATTAATTTTTCTGTAGCGAAAGCTTATAGTGAATCAACTGAATACCAGAATGGTTTTGTGCGGGTTGCGTCAGCACTTGGATTTAAGTCTTCCTCTAAGTTTTATTATATCTGCCGCGAACACAAGACTAATCTTCAATATCTTTTTTCTGGAAGAGAAATTTCAGATCACGGTTTCCACACAAATCTTCGAGGTTACCAATATAAAATCTTCCTTGACTTCAGCGAAGTTTATGATGCGGATGGAAAATTTGAAGAGTTATACAGAAGAATTAGTAATAAAGGCGTTGAATCAATAGACAGACTTATTAAGGAACTTGAGAACGAACCAATCCACAACGCGCTGAATAATTATATAAACAGCGATTCGTTCAAAGAATTATCAGACAAAACTTTTTCGCCTTCTCCAACAAAAAAAATAAAAAAGAGTAAGTCGGAAGATGTTTCTGCAATCCCTGTCGAGTTTGAAAAATTAGTAAGTGAGTTTTCCAAAGAAACTACTCTTGAAGAACCAGGGAAATTATATAATAATTTTAAAAATGAGACTGGCAAGGTTTCTACCTATCTCAAAGCAATTACGAAAAAAGATTCCGATGAAAAAGAATTTTTAACAGGCAGCAAAAACAATCAATTGTTCATGATACTTTATTGCCTGCTGAAACAATTAATGATAAAAACTATATCTGACTCTGCGTACGGCAGAGTCCTTTTTGAAAAAATATTGCTGAATAAATTTTTGGAATCGTTATTCAATTCAACCGGAGATGATAATGAAGCCGTAAGTTCACGAATTCAGTTAATAAAAGTTTTTCTTGATCCTCGTTTTATAAGTTCGTTAGAAAAACTAAATGGGGATCAATCAAATATTGTTAAGAGCAAAAAATTAAAACCCATTTCAACTAAAAAATCAACTAACCAACAACCTCTTGTTACATTTATTTCTGATTTGTTTTCAAATGATGTAATCTTTAACTTGCTGTTAGTTAATGAATACGACGGTATCAGGTACTTTAATAAAGAAAGATTTGAATCGTTCGTACAATGGCTGACAATTCTCACCGGTATTTTTTCAGTTCAGAAAAAATCTGACAAAAAAATCGTAAAACCGGCTACCACAGCAAGCAAGAAAAAATCTAAATCCACTTTATCAGGGACCAGCAAAACAACGAAGCCGCCTAAAGCAGACTTCACAGTTTTGAAACCAATTTCCATAAATGCCGGGTATGACGTGGATAAATTTCTTGAGCTATTAAAAGATTACAAAAAGATTGAAACAAAAAAACATAAACAAAAACAAACCAGAGGTAAGCTTGGAAAGGATAAAAAGTAA